One genomic window of Pecten maximus chromosome 3, xPecMax1.1, whole genome shotgun sequence includes the following:
- the LOC117323886 gene encoding uncharacterized protein LOC117323886: protein MPGTVTKHPGAHNNATTVRRTFITSAEDLLPGSLSGNHERQGMHETIISMTELGSNGVSQHGVDGRQDHSPNVRRSRPLSAGARPPGTPTPKPITQPVPGTVSNAWTTESQKSKGVDQSSLSVEDRLKSLIGSPSSNSTRDLHHTAPSFPRLHRRVAPISTHCASKSFDDGELLLPPPPQPKSKMGVTVQGGGGYNRYPGEGHYNNSYVPSQPDERWQGSRSEAILDRHQTGQGQDQGEGVRYWPHPGANTNPAFSDLPNPTDRPPGQSTNRNPAGGSELRNAWNKLYGRPGRPEVPGMSRTVNSPAKNQQYPHLQQVILPAAPSPHVSSDLPGRYSAPAITSSRTSPMGQSSSTQGQGSNSSHSGLEVDTGVSTFQTFGKSSDQSDNQTSPSQSTSPSGLTIGPASKYPDNGGNKPIIRHKPGVPPKPFNRDDLRDSSTKSPASFSADYREDIVPVGLKSKTTGRSITPFTMNDPFGKDGNYNRTFTNGEFTTSTLGSEGTPDIQASIFDYVTPSEASSRSVTPPLPPLSNSESESELSSPNITPRPPRSASADIFSTQKTPDLLSNTRPNNDPRSRRGPASHFNYRPDKKHSRGQRFGKPPTGRVLINGRMEGGLTNDLRESAGDESDLPFDIEDTILTVESHDTELARPRDHPHHTGDMDNMKNKMDDLEGMYQDIMKVLGVDRETVTTVMNRAPRRRWSIGSSDTSSLRRPVKKGRGSSTTTNMGGHHRHHHYSHRDIKAINRRFQRLESHVVTLARSVAHLSSELRSHSAMSHELEALRKEIREVKEIRQTAAQRTPMLHELNDLDRFRGWVPSLTNPKRVNKLTKFFGQEPPLLQLFLKKLGYEKYSGNFENEHIGMIELPYMTEDRLERIGVPMGPRLRILQEAQMCFRQENFNIYIV, encoded by the exons TGCGGAGGACATTCATAACCTCGGCTGAGGATCTGTTACCTGGCTCTCTGTCTGGTAACCATGAACGCCAGGGTATGCACGAAACCATTATT TCGATGACGGAACTAGGATCCAATGGTGTGTCACAACATGGTGTGGATGGCCGGCAGGACCATAGTCCCAATGTACGACGGTCCCGACCCCTCAGTGCAGGAGCCAGACCCCCTGGGACACCTACACCTAAACCTATCACCCAACCCGTACCAGGGACAGTTTCCAATGCATGGACCACAGAAAGTCAAAAGTCAAAG GGTGTTGACCAGTCATCACTATCTGTGGAAGACAGGTTAAAGTCACTGATAGGCTCACCATCATCCAACTCCACACGAGATCTCCACCAT ACAGCCCCATCTTTCCCACGTCTGCATCGTCGAGTGGCCCCCATCTCTACCCACTGC GCATCCAAGTCATTTGATGATGGAGAGCTGCTCCTGCCCCCACCCCCTCAGCCCAAGAGTAAGATGGGTGTGACTGTACAGGGGGGCGGGGGTTACAACCGTTACCCCGGGGAAGGACACTACAACAACTCCTATGTG CCTTCCCAACCAGATGAGCGATGGCAGGGCTCACGTTCGGAGGCTATCCTTGACCGTCATCAAACGGGGCAGGGCCAAGACCAGGGAGAGGGGGTCAGGTACTGGCCCCACCCAGGGGCTAACACTAACCCAGCCTTCTCTGACCTACCCAATCCAACAGACAGACCTCCTGGACAGTCCACCAACAG AAATCCTGCTGGAGGGTCTGAACTAAGGAATGCCTGGAACAAATTGTATGGTCGTCCAGGGCGACCTGAGGTCCCAGGGATGTCTCGAACGGTCAACAGTCCAGCCAAGAACCAGCAGTACCCACATCTACAG CAAGTAATATTACCTGCAGCCCCTTCTCCACATGTTTCTAGTGATTTACCTGGACGGTACAGTGCACCTGCCATCACAAGTTCAAGGACAAGTCCTATGGGTCAGAGTTCAAGTACCCAAGGTCAAGGGTCAAATTCTAGTCATTCTGGATTGGAAGTGGACACCGGTGTGTCAACATTTCAAACTTTTGGAAAATCTTCTGATCAAAGTGATAATCAAACTTCCCCCTCCCAGAGTACTTCCCCATCTGGACTAACAATAGGACCAGCTTCAAAATATCCCGATAATGGTGGTAATAAACCTATTATCAGACACAAACCAGGGGTTCCACCTAAACCATTCAACCGTGATGACCTCAGGGATAGTAGCACCAAGTCACCTGCAAGTTTTAGTGCTGATTACAGAGAGGATATTGTACCTGTGGGACTAAAATCTAAGACCACTGGAAGATCCATCACACCGTTCACTATGAACGATCCATTTGGGAAGGATGGTAACTATAATCGGACGTTCACTAATGGTGAATTTACCACCAGTACTCTGGGCAGTGAGGGCACACCAGATATCCAAGCCAGTATATTTGACTATGTGACCCCTAGTGAGGCGTCCTCCAGGTCTGTAacccctcccctccctcccTTGTCTAACTCAGAGTCAGAGTCAGAACTCTCCAGTCCAAATATCACCCCACGGCCACCACGCTCTGCTAGTGCAGACATATTCTCAACACAGAAGACTCCTGATCTTCTCAGTAACACACGGCCAAACAACGACCCCAGGTCACGAAGGGGACCAGCTTCACACTTCAACTACCGCCCAGATAAAAAACATTCCCGTGGGCAACGGTTTGGAAAACCTCCCACCGGGCGAGTTCTTATCAATGGTCGCATGGAGG gtGGTTTAACAAATGACTTGCGGGAATCTGCTGGTGATGAGAGTGACCTGCCCTTTGATATAGAGGACACCATTTTAACGGTGGAATCTCACGATACGGAGCTAGCAAGGCCCCGTGATCATCCCCATCACACAGGAGATATGGAcaatatgaaaaacaaaatggacgATTTGGAGGGCATGTACCAGGATATTATGAAAGTGTTGGGTGTTGATCGAGAGACTGTTACCACGGTGATGAACCGTGCACCACGACGACGGTGGAGTATTGGCAGCTCAGATACCAGCTCTTTACGAAGACCAGTGAAAAAAGGTCGAGGTTCAAGTACAACAACAAACATGGGAGgacatcatcgtcatcatcactATAGTCATAGGGACATCAA AGCAATAAACAGGAGATTCCAGCGACTTGAGTCACATGTGGTGACACTTGCCCGAAGTGTTGCCCACCTTTCGTCAGAACTACGTTCTCACAGTGCCATGTCACATGAGCTTGAGGCACTACGCAAGGAGATACGCGAGGTCAAGGAAATCAGGCAAACGGCAGCACAACGAACACCAATGTTACATGAACTCAACGACCTGGACAGGTTCCGGGGATGGGTGCCATCACTAACCAACCCCAAACGGGTCAACAAACTGACAAA GTTTTTCGGCCAGGAACCACCCCTTCTTCAGCTGTTCCTCAAGAAACTAGGCTATGAG AAATACTCTGGGAACTTTGAGAACGAGCACATTGGGATGATTGAGCTGCCCTACATGACTGAAGATCGTCTTGAACGGATCGGTGTACCTATGGGGCCACGCCTTCGCATCCTACAGGAGGCTCAGATGTGTTTCAGGCAGGAAAACTTCAACATCTACATCGTATGA